The sequence below is a genomic window from Streptomyces sp. B21-105.
TGTCAAGCCTTGGTAAGGTTCTTCGCGTTGCGTCGAATTAAGCCACATGCTCCGCTGCTTGTGCGGGCCCCCGTCAATTCCTTTGAGTTTTAGCCTTGCGGCCGTACTCCCCAGGCGGGGAACTTAATGCGTTAGCTGCGGCACCGACGACGTGGAATGTCGCCAACACCTAGTTCCCACCGTTTACGGCGTGGACTACCAGGGTATCTAATCCTGTTCGCTCCCCACGCTTTCGCTCCTCAGCGTCAGTAATGGCCCAGAGATCCGCCTTCGCCACCGGTGTTCCTCCTGATATCTGCGCATTTCACCGCTACACCAGGAATTCCGATCTCCCCTACCACACTCTAGTCTGCCCGTATCGAATGCAGACCCGGGGTTAAGCCCCGGGCTTTCACATCCGACGCGACAGACCGCCTACGAGCTCTTTACGCCCAATAATTCCGGACAACGCTTGCGCCCTACGTATTACCGCGGCTGCTGGCACGTAGTTAGCCGGCGCTTCTTCTGCAGGTACCGTCACTTTCGCTTCTTCCCTGCTGAAAGAGGTTTACAACCCGAAGGCCGTCATCCCTCACGCGGCGTCGCTGCATCAGGCTTTCGCCCATTGTGCAATATTCCCCACTGCTGCCTCCCGTAGGAGTCTGGGCCGTGTCTCAGTCCCAGTGTGGCCGGTCGCCCTCTCAGGCCGGCTACCCGTCGTCGCCTTGGTGAGCCGTTACCTCACCAACAAGCTGATAGGCCGCGGGCTCATCCTTCACCGCCGGAGCTTTCAACCCCCACCCATGCGAGTGGAAGTGGTATCCGGTATTAGACCCCGTTTCCAGGGCTTGTCCCAGAGTGAAGGGCAGATTGCCCACGTGTTACTCACCCGTTCGCCACTAATCCCCACCGAAGTGGTTCATCGTTCGACTTGCATGTGTTAAGCACGCCGCCAGCGTTCGTCCTGAGCCAGGATCAAACTCTCCGTGAATGTTTTCCCGTGATCGGGATCGCACACACGAGAGCGGAACGTCGAGCGGAATAAGCCCGGCGTTCACAACGTCCTCGCTGTGTTTGTTTCAAAGGAACCTCATCCTCGGCTATCACTGCCGGGGACGGGGTATCAACATATCTGGCGTTGATTTTTGGCACGCTGTTGAGTTCTCAAGGAACGGACGCTTCCTTCGTACTCACCCTCTCGGGCTTTCCTCCGGGCAGTTTCCCTTCGGTCTTGCGTTTCCGACTCTATCAGACCGTTTCCCGATCCGATTTCCTCGGTGCTTTCCAGGTTCCCCGCTTATCTCGCGGTTTCCCTTTCCGGCGGTTCCGACTCTACCAGACCCTTTCGGCCCTGATTCCCGGTCAGCGGGAGTCGTCTTCGCGGCTGTTGGGCCGTTCCGACGTCCAAACCTTAGCGGATCCGTTCGGCAGTTGCTAATCGAGCTGCCGGCCCCGAATCGAATTGAATTCGGGCACGCCGAATTCAACCCCGAGGGAGATCGTGCTGTGGTTTGTGGTGCCGCTGCTGCGGCGGAGGTACTACCGGAGAACCGTTACGGCTCCGCGGCAACCCGAAGAACTCTACGGATCCTGGATGGGGCTGTCAACCGCCCCTGTCAAGATTTTTTAGGCCGAACGGGCGCGGTCCGTTCAGTCGAGGTCGCTGAGCCGGCCGCCCGCATCCGGCTGGGCGTGCTCCACGCGACGAAGGAGCCTGGTCAGGACGTCGCCGAGGGTGGAGCGCTCCTCTGCGGAGAGATCCTGGAGGAGGTCTTCCTCAAAGACGGTCGCCATGCGCATGGCCCTCAGCCACTTCTCCCGGCCCTCGGGTGTCAGCTCCACGATCACCCGGACCCGGTTGGTCTCGTCCCGTTCACGGGTCACCAGGCCCTCGGTGACCATGCGGTCGATCCGGTGTGTCATCGCGGCCGGCGTCAGGCCGAGCCGCTTCGCGAGGTCGCTCGGGCCCAGGCGATACGGAACACCGGAGAGGACGAGGGCCTTGAGGACCTCCCACTCGGCGTTGCTGATGCCGAGGTCGGCGGTCTGGCGGCCGTAGGCGACGTTCATCCGGCGGTTGAGGCGGGAGAGCGCCGAGACGATCTTCTCGACCTGTGGGTCGAGGTCCTGGAACTCGCGTTGGTAGGCGGCGATCTGCTCTTCGAGAGTCGGCTCGCTGCCGAGGCCGAGGCCGGTTCCGGTGCCGGCCGTGCCGGGGGTGTCGCCCATGGGAACAAGTATCGCACGGGGTGCGTTCGGGTTGAAGTCCTTCGAGGTGTACAGTTTAGCTTCGAACTTTAGCTTCTAAGTCTTCGGTCCTAAGTACTGAGGGCTCCTACCTGATTGAGGTGAACGTGACCAGGGCGATGGGCGCAGCGATGCGCCGGATCCACGTGGGCAACGCACTCAGCGCGTTCGGGCTCGGTTTCACCGTCCCGTACCTGTACGTCTATGTGGCGCAGGTGCGTGGGCTGGGGGCCATGACGGCGGGGCTGGTGCTCGCCGTCTTCGCCGTCGCCGCGCTGATCGTGCTGCCGTTCGCCGGCCGGGCGATCGTGCGGCGCGGTCCACTGCCGGTCCTGCTCGCCGCTCTGGTCACCGCCGCGCTGGGCGCGCTGGGCCTGGGACTGGCCGGCACCGCCGCCGCCGTTCTGGCGGCCGCGGCCGCGCTCGGGGCCGGGCAGGCCGTGATGCAGCCCGCGCTGGCGACGATGATCGTGGACAGCTCGACCTCGGAGACGCGCTCGAGGGCGTTCGCGACGCAGTTCTTCCTGCAGAACCTGGGGCTCGGCGTGGGCGGGCTGATCGGCGGGCACCTCGTCGACACGACGCGGGTCGCTTCCTTCACTCTGCTGTTCGGCATCGAGGCGGCGATGTTCCTGC
It includes:
- a CDS encoding MarR family winged helix-turn-helix transcriptional regulator, producing the protein MGDTPGTAGTGTGLGLGSEPTLEEQIAAYQREFQDLDPQVEKIVSALSRLNRRMNVAYGRQTADLGISNAEWEVLKALVLSGVPYRLGPSDLAKRLGLTPAAMTHRIDRMVTEGLVTRERDETNRVRVIVELTPEGREKWLRAMRMATVFEEDLLQDLSAEERSTLGDVLTRLLRRVEHAQPDAGGRLSDLD